One Streptomyces sp. SAI-135 DNA segment encodes these proteins:
- a CDS encoding ABC transporter ATP-binding protein, translating into MQIQDLPYPDPGVPDARSGSRFLWWLFRNQLGGQLKSLAWGLLHFLSISALPLCVGVAVQAVVDHSGRRLALAGGLLALCCFGSALGDTFLHRTAVTNWITAAARVQQLLARKAATLGSALTRRVAAGEVVAVSTGDVEKIGWFVEAWSRFTAAAVTVVVVCAGLVVYQPALGGVVAAGLPFLALAALPLLPRATRRADFQREKAGRATELASDTVAGLRVLRGIGGEELFLDRYRRASQEVRHAAVRSARMWSLIAAIQVLLPGLLLIAVVWYGIHLARQGRVEIGELVAVYSSVMILTYPLRHFEEIAMAYSFSRPSATRAARVLSLERATSAEGSDRGRVQDGDGDGLPSGDLYDPATGLLAPAGRLTAVVCGDPDAAGLLAERLGGHPSEMGPSVRLGGVPLDELPLDSARTAVLVQDKDPVLLSGTLRELLDVPASGDVGADEALAAAQCADVLAALAQGSLDAEDPMDARITERGRSLSGGQRQRLALARSLFTDPEVLVLDEPTSAVDSHTEARIAQGVRDLRAGRTTVVFTSSPLLLDHADRVVLVHEGEVAAVGLHRELVRKEPRYRAVVTRETDEETASEARGSGQRVLHDHDVLNEQAVLQELEEIEESA; encoded by the coding sequence ATGCAGATCCAAGACCTTCCGTATCCCGACCCGGGAGTGCCGGACGCCCGCTCGGGCTCCCGGTTCCTGTGGTGGCTCTTCAGGAACCAGCTGGGCGGACAGCTCAAGTCACTGGCCTGGGGACTGCTGCACTTCCTGTCCATCTCCGCGCTGCCCCTGTGCGTCGGGGTGGCCGTCCAGGCGGTCGTCGACCACTCCGGCCGCCGGCTCGCCCTCGCGGGCGGCCTGCTGGCACTGTGCTGCTTCGGCAGCGCGCTCGGCGACACCTTCCTGCACCGCACCGCCGTCACCAACTGGATCACGGCCGCCGCGCGCGTCCAGCAGCTGCTGGCCCGCAAGGCCGCGACCCTGGGCTCGGCGCTGACCCGGCGGGTGGCGGCCGGTGAGGTCGTGGCCGTGTCCACCGGCGACGTCGAGAAGATCGGCTGGTTCGTGGAGGCCTGGTCGCGGTTCACCGCGGCGGCGGTCACCGTCGTCGTGGTCTGCGCCGGCCTGGTCGTCTACCAGCCCGCACTCGGCGGGGTGGTCGCCGCCGGTCTGCCGTTCCTGGCCCTCGCGGCCCTGCCACTGCTGCCCCGGGCGACCCGACGCGCCGACTTCCAGCGCGAGAAGGCCGGACGCGCCACCGAACTGGCCTCCGACACCGTCGCCGGTCTGCGGGTGCTGCGCGGCATCGGCGGCGAGGAACTCTTCCTCGACCGCTACCGCAGGGCCTCCCAGGAGGTGCGCCACGCGGCCGTGCGCAGCGCCCGGATGTGGTCCCTGATCGCCGCGATCCAGGTGCTGCTGCCGGGACTGCTGCTGATCGCGGTCGTCTGGTACGGCATCCATCTGGCCCGGCAGGGCCGCGTCGAGATCGGCGAACTGGTCGCCGTCTACAGCTCGGTGATGATCCTGACCTATCCGCTGCGACACTTCGAGGAAATCGCCATGGCGTACTCCTTCTCCCGGCCCTCGGCCACACGCGCCGCCCGGGTGCTGTCACTGGAGCGGGCCACGTCCGCGGAGGGCTCGGACCGGGGACGAGTCCAGGACGGTGACGGTGACGGCCTGCCGAGCGGGGACCTGTACGACCCGGCCACCGGTCTGCTCGCCCCCGCCGGGCGGCTCACCGCGGTGGTGTGCGGCGACCCGGACGCGGCGGGGCTGTTGGCCGAACGCCTCGGCGGGCACCCCTCGGAGATGGGCCCCTCGGTGCGGCTGGGCGGCGTGCCGCTGGACGAGCTGCCGCTCGACTCGGCACGCACGGCGGTCCTGGTCCAGGACAAGGACCCCGTCCTGCTCTCGGGAACCCTGCGTGAACTGCTCGACGTGCCCGCCTCGGGTGACGTCGGGGCGGACGAGGCGCTCGCGGCCGCGCAGTGCGCGGACGTGCTGGCGGCCCTGGCCCAGGGGTCCCTGGACGCCGAGGACCCGATGGACGCGCGCATCACCGAACGCGGGCGGTCCCTGTCGGGCGGCCAGCGCCAACGGCTCGCCCTGGCCCGGTCCCTGTTCACCGACCCCGAGGTGCTCGTCCTGGACGAGCCGACCTCCGCCGTCGACTCGCACACCGAGGCACGGATCGCGCAGGGGGTGCGGGATCTGCGGGCCGGGCGCACCACCGTGGTGTTCACCTCCTCGCCGCTCCTCCTGGACCACGCGGACCGCGTGGTGCTCGTGCACGAGGGAGAGGTCGCGGCGGTCGGCCTGCACCGCGAGCTGGTGCGCAAGGAGCCGAGGTACCGGGCGGTCGTCACCCGTGAGACGGACGAGGAGACCGCGTCGGAGGCCCGAGGGTCAGGGCAACGCGTGCTGCACGACCACGACGTGCTGAACGAGCAAGCCGTACTGCAGGAACTGGAAGAGATCGAGGAGAGCGCATGA
- a CDS encoding ABC transporter ATP-binding protein — MIGVAPPAYDPAAPTTANTLPVGATATVRAYVAELFQRHRRAFALLVGVNTVAVVASMVGPWLLGDLVERVSDGAREVHLELTAGLFVIALVVQAVFVRQVRLRGSMLGERMLADLREDFLVRAVGLPPGVLERAGTGDLLSRITTDIDRLGNAMREAVPQLAIGVVWAALLLGGLVITAPPLAAAVLLALPLLVVGCRWYFKRAPSAYRSEAAGYAAVAAALAETVDAGRTVEAHRLSARRIELSERRIREWTAWERYTLWLRSVLFPCINVSHVMILSSVLMVGGVFVLQGWIGVGQLTTGALIAQMLVDPVGLILRWYDELQVAQVSLARLVGVRDIEPAGGEPGLAPEGRDVHADRVHFGYLEGVDVLRKVSLEVPPGTRLALVGPSGAGKSTLGRLLAGIYAPRDGRITLGGAELSRMPAERVREHVALVNQEHHVFVGSLRDNLLLARTDATDAELWAALGAVDADGWARALDDGLDTEVGSGGLTVTPAQAQQVALARLVLADPHTLVLDEATSLLDPRAARHLERSLARVLDGRTVVAIAHRLHTAHDADVIAVVENGRISELGSHDELVAAEGAYAALWRSWHG; from the coding sequence ATGATCGGCGTGGCGCCACCGGCGTACGACCCGGCGGCACCGACGACGGCGAACACCCTGCCCGTCGGGGCCACCGCGACCGTACGCGCCTACGTGGCCGAACTGTTCCAGCGGCACCGCCGCGCCTTCGCGCTGCTCGTCGGCGTCAACACCGTCGCGGTGGTGGCCTCCATGGTCGGCCCGTGGCTCCTCGGCGACCTCGTCGAGCGGGTCTCGGACGGAGCCCGGGAAGTCCATCTGGAGCTGACGGCCGGGCTGTTCGTGATCGCACTGGTCGTCCAGGCCGTCTTCGTACGGCAGGTGCGGCTGCGCGGTTCGATGCTCGGCGAGCGCATGCTGGCCGACCTGCGCGAGGACTTCCTCGTGCGGGCGGTCGGTCTGCCGCCGGGGGTCCTGGAGCGGGCCGGGACCGGTGACCTGCTGTCCCGGATCACGACGGACATCGACCGGCTCGGCAACGCGATGCGCGAGGCCGTGCCGCAGCTGGCGATCGGCGTGGTGTGGGCGGCCCTGCTGCTGGGCGGGCTCGTGATCACGGCGCCGCCCCTGGCCGCCGCGGTGCTGCTCGCCCTGCCGCTGCTGGTGGTCGGCTGCCGCTGGTACTTCAAGCGGGCACCCTCCGCCTACCGCTCGGAGGCCGCCGGATACGCCGCCGTGGCCGCCGCCCTCGCGGAGACCGTGGACGCCGGACGCACCGTCGAGGCGCACCGGCTGAGCGCGCGTCGCATCGAGCTGTCGGAACGGCGGATCAGGGAGTGGACGGCCTGGGAGCGGTACACGCTGTGGCTGCGATCGGTGCTCTTCCCGTGCATCAACGTCAGCCATGTGATGATCCTTTCGTCGGTGCTGATGGTCGGCGGTGTCTTCGTCCTCCAGGGCTGGATCGGGGTCGGGCAGCTGACGACGGGCGCCCTGATCGCGCAGATGCTGGTCGACCCGGTCGGGCTGATCCTGCGCTGGTACGACGAGCTGCAGGTGGCCCAGGTGTCGCTGGCCCGGCTCGTCGGGGTCCGGGACATCGAGCCGGCCGGCGGTGAGCCCGGGTTGGCTCCCGAGGGACGGGACGTCCACGCGGACCGGGTGCACTTCGGCTACCTGGAGGGCGTGGACGTCCTGCGCAAGGTGTCCCTCGAGGTCCCGCCCGGCACCAGGCTGGCGCTGGTCGGCCCCTCGGGCGCCGGCAAGTCCACCCTGGGCAGGCTGCTGGCGGGGATCTACGCTCCCCGGGACGGCCGGATCACCCTCGGCGGTGCCGAACTGTCCCGGATGCCCGCCGAACGGGTCCGCGAGCACGTGGCCCTCGTCAACCAGGAGCACCACGTCTTCGTGGGCTCCCTGCGCGACAACCTCCTGCTCGCCCGGACGGACGCCACGGACGCCGAGCTCTGGGCGGCGCTCGGGGCGGTCGACGCGGACGGATGGGCGCGGGCGCTCGACGACGGCCTCGACACCGAGGTCGGCTCCGGCGGACTGACCGTCACCCCTGCCCAGGCCCAGCAGGTCGCACTGGCCCGACTGGTCCTGGCAGACCCGCACACGCTGGTCCTGGACGAGGCGACGTCGCTGCTGGACCCCCGGGCGGCCCGTCACCTGGAACGCTCCCTGGCCCGCGTCCTCGACGGCCGCACGGTGGTCGCCATCGCCCACCGCCTGCACACCGCCCACGACGCGGACGTCATCGCGGTCGTCGAGAACGGCCGCATCAGCGAACTGGGCAGCCATGACGAGCTCGTCGCGGCGGAGGGGGCGTATGCGGCGCTGTGGAGGTCGTGGCACGGGTGA
- a CDS encoding DUF5709 domain-containing protein, whose amino-acid sequence MDSSDGWGDDVYQPDASEIQDDAGLLDAEDTLEDDGVGDPLDRGWSPPERPWAVEHRGVTAAERRQGETLDQRLAEETPDLAPADGDGIGDIDGTDGELLDNEVGALRSGRLVAPDEGAHEDEESALVAMDVGIDGAAASAEEAAMHIVDEDSLPG is encoded by the coding sequence GTGGACAGCTCGGACGGATGGGGAGACGACGTCTACCAGCCCGACGCATCCGAGATCCAGGACGACGCGGGTCTGCTCGACGCGGAGGACACCCTGGAGGACGACGGCGTCGGCGATCCCCTCGACCGCGGCTGGTCGCCTCCGGAGCGGCCCTGGGCGGTGGAGCACAGGGGTGTGACGGCCGCGGAGCGCCGGCAGGGCGAGACGCTGGACCAGCGGCTCGCCGAGGAGACGCCCGACCTCGCGCCGGCCGACGGCGACGGCATCGGCGACATCGACGGCACCGACGGCGAGCTCCTGGACAACGAGGTCGGCGCGTTGCGTTCCGGCCGTCTCGTGGCCCCCGACGAGGGGGCGCACGAGGACGAGGAGAGCGCGCTGGTCGCCATGGACGTGGGCATCGACGGTGCCGCCGCGTCCGCGGAGGAGGCCGCGATGCACATCGTCGACGAGGACTCCCTGCCCGGCTGA
- a CDS encoding type B 50S ribosomal protein L31 yields MQQDKHPDYHEVVFRDRSAGYAFLTRSTATSDQTIEWDDGETYPVVDVEISSESHPFYTGKARTVDSEGRVAAFERRYGGGAGQGG; encoded by the coding sequence ATGCAGCAGGACAAGCACCCCGACTACCACGAGGTCGTCTTCCGCGACCGCTCCGCCGGCTACGCCTTCCTGACCCGGTCCACCGCCACCAGCGACCAGACCATCGAGTGGGACGACGGCGAGACGTACCCGGTGGTGGACGTGGAGATCTCCTCCGAGAGCCACCCCTTCTACACCGGCAAGGCGCGGACGGTGGACTCGGAGGGACGCGTGGCCGCCTTCGAACGGCGCTACGGCGGCGGGGCCGGTCAGGGCGGCTGA
- a CDS encoding metal-dependent hydrolase, with protein MMGPAHSLSGAAAWLGVGAAAAATGHTMPWPVLLAGALICAGAALAPDLDHKAATISRAFGPISRALCEIVDKLSYAVYKATKKQGDPRRSGGHRTLTHTWLWAVLIGAGCSVAAITGGRWAVLAILFVHMVLAIEGLLWRATRGSSADVLVWLLAATSAWIIAGVLDKPGNGSDWLFTQPGQEYLWLGLPVVLGALVHDIGDALTVSGCPILWPIPVGRKRWYPIGPPKVMRFRAGSWVELKVLMPAFMLLGGVGCAAALNFI; from the coding sequence ATGATGGGACCAGCACACTCACTGTCGGGCGCCGCGGCCTGGCTGGGCGTAGGAGCGGCGGCGGCCGCCACGGGGCACACCATGCCGTGGCCCGTTCTGCTGGCCGGAGCACTGATCTGCGCGGGCGCCGCGCTCGCCCCCGACCTCGACCACAAGGCGGCCACCATCTCGCGGGCCTTCGGGCCCATCTCGCGGGCCCTGTGCGAGATCGTCGACAAGCTTTCCTACGCCGTCTACAAGGCCACCAAGAAGCAGGGGGACCCGCGGCGCTCCGGCGGGCACCGCACGCTCACCCACACCTGGCTGTGGGCGGTGCTGATCGGCGCGGGCTGCTCGGTGGCGGCGATCACCGGGGGCCGCTGGGCGGTGCTGGCGATCCTGTTCGTGCACATGGTGCTGGCCATCGAGGGCCTGCTGTGGCGGGCGACCCGGGGCTCCAGCGCCGACGTCCTGGTCTGGCTGCTTGCCGCGACCAGCGCGTGGATCATCGCGGGCGTCCTGGACAAGCCGGGCAACGGTTCGGACTGGCTGTTCACGCAGCCGGGCCAGGAGTACCTGTGGCTGGGGCTGCCGGTCGTGCTGGGCGCGCTCGTGCACGACATCGGGGACGCGCTGACGGTCTCCGGCTGCCCGATCCTGTGGCCGATCCCGGTGGGCCGCAAGCGCTGGTACCCGATCGGCCCGCCGAAGGTCATGCGTTTCCGGGCCGGCAGCTGGGTGGAGCTGAAGGTGCTGATGCCCGCGTTCATGCTGCTCGGGGGAGTGGGCTGCGCGGCGGCCCTCAACTTCATCTGA
- a CDS encoding DEAD/DEAH box helicase codes for MTLIDQLPPTADPDALYEAFESWAEERGLTLYPHQEEALIEVVSGANVIVSTPTGSGKSMIAAGAHFAALARDEVTFYTAPIKALVSEKFFELCKMFGTENVGMLTGDASVNADAPVICCTAEVLASIALRDGRNADVGQVVMDEFHFYAEADRGWAWQIPILELPQAQFILMSATLGDVSMFEKDLTRRTGRPTSVVRSATRPVPLSYEYKFTPLTETLTELLETKQAPVYIVHFTQAQAVERAQALMSINMCRREEKDQIADLIGNFRFTTKFGRNLSRYVRHGIGVHHAGMLPKYRRLVEKLAQAGLLKVICGTDTLGVGVNVPIRTVLFTALTKYDGNRVRTLRAREFHQIAGRAGRAGYDTAGFVVAQAPEHVIENEKALAKAGDDPKKRRKVVRKKAPEGFVAWSENTFEKLIASEPEPLTSRFRVTHTMLLSVIARPGNAFAAMRHLLEDNHEPRKQQLKHIRRAIAIYRSLLDGGIVEKLDEPDATGRIVRLTVDLQQDFALNQPLSTFALAAFELLDPESPSYALDMVSVVESTLDDPRQILVAQLNKAKGEAVAAMKADGVEYEERMERLQDITYPKPLEELLFHAYDTYRKSHPWVGDHPLSPKSVIRDMYERALTFTELVSFYDLARTEGIVLRYLASAYKALDHNIPDDLKSEDLQDLIEWLGETVRQVDSSLLDEWEQLANPEEMTAEEAQEKADEVKPVTANARAFRVLVRNALFRRVELAALDQVEELGEMDGESGWDADAWGEAMDKYWDEYDDLGTGPDARGPKLLRIEEEPQNRLWRVRQTFADPNGDHDWGITAEIDLTASDAEGRAVVRVTDVGQL; via the coding sequence GTGACCCTCATCGATCAGCTGCCGCCGACCGCCGACCCTGACGCCCTCTACGAAGCCTTCGAGTCGTGGGCCGAGGAGCGGGGTCTGACGCTCTACCCCCACCAGGAGGAGGCGCTGATCGAGGTGGTCTCCGGGGCGAACGTGATCGTGTCGACGCCCACCGGCTCCGGCAAGAGCATGATCGCGGCGGGTGCGCACTTCGCCGCTCTCGCCCGTGACGAGGTCACCTTCTACACCGCGCCCATCAAGGCCCTCGTGTCGGAGAAGTTCTTCGAGCTGTGCAAGATGTTCGGCACGGAGAACGTCGGCATGCTGACCGGCGACGCCTCCGTCAACGCCGACGCCCCCGTCATCTGCTGCACGGCCGAGGTGCTGGCCTCGATCGCGCTGCGCGACGGCAGGAACGCGGACGTCGGCCAGGTCGTCATGGACGAGTTCCACTTCTACGCCGAGGCGGACCGCGGCTGGGCCTGGCAGATCCCGATCCTGGAGCTGCCCCAGGCACAGTTCATCCTGATGTCGGCCACGCTCGGCGACGTCTCGATGTTCGAGAAGGACCTCACCCGGCGCACCGGCCGGCCGACGTCGGTGGTCCGCTCGGCCACCCGTCCGGTCCCGCTCTCCTACGAGTACAAGTTCACCCCGCTCACCGAGACCCTGACGGAACTCCTGGAGACCAAGCAGGCGCCGGTGTACATCGTGCACTTCACGCAGGCGCAGGCCGTGGAGCGGGCGCAGGCACTGATGAGCATCAACATGTGCAGGCGCGAGGAGAAGGACCAGATCGCCGATCTGATCGGCAACTTCCGCTTCACCACCAAGTTCGGCCGCAACCTCTCCCGTTACGTCCGGCACGGCATCGGCGTCCACCACGCCGGCATGCTGCCCAAGTACCGGCGGCTGGTGGAGAAGCTCGCCCAGGCCGGACTGCTGAAGGTCATCTGCGGCACGGACACCCTCGGCGTCGGTGTCAACGTGCCCATCCGCACGGTGCTGTTCACGGCGCTGACCAAGTACGACGGCAACCGCGTCCGTACCCTGCGCGCCCGCGAGTTCCACCAGATCGCCGGCCGGGCGGGCCGGGCCGGCTACGACACGGCAGGCTTCGTCGTCGCCCAGGCTCCCGAGCACGTCATCGAGAACGAGAAGGCGCTCGCCAAGGCGGGCGACGACCCGAAGAAGCGCCGCAAGGTCGTCCGCAAGAAGGCGCCCGAGGGGTTCGTCGCCTGGTCGGAGAACACCTTCGAGAAGCTGATCGCCTCCGAGCCGGAGCCGCTGACGTCCCGCTTCCGGGTCACCCACACGATGCTGCTGTCGGTGATCGCCCGTCCCGGGAACGCCTTCGCGGCGATGCGGCACCTCCTGGAGGACAACCACGAGCCGCGCAAGCAGCAGCTGAAGCACATCCGGCGGGCGATCGCCATTTACCGCTCGCTGCTGGACGGCGGCATCGTCGAGAAGCTCGACGAGCCCGACGCCACCGGCCGCATCGTCCGGCTCACCGTGGACCTCCAGCAGGACTTCGCACTCAACCAGCCGCTGTCCACGTTCGCGCTCGCCGCGTTCGAACTGCTCGACCCCGAATCGCCGTCCTACGCCCTGGACATGGTCTCCGTCGTCGAGTCCACGCTGGACGACCCCCGGCAGATCCTCGTGGCCCAGCTGAACAAGGCGAAGGGCGAGGCCGTGGCCGCGATGAAGGCGGACGGCGTCGAGTACGAGGAGCGCATGGAGCGCCTCCAGGACATCACGTACCCGAAGCCCCTGGAGGAGCTGCTCTTCCACGCGTACGACACCTACCGCAAGAGCCACCCCTGGGTCGGCGACCACCCGCTCTCCCCGAAGTCCGTCATCCGTGACATGTACGAACGGGCGCTGACCTTCACGGAGTTGGTCTCCTTCTACGACCTCGCCCGCACCGAGGGCATTGTCCTGCGCTACCTCGCGAGCGCCTACAAGGCGCTCGACCACAACATCCCGGACGACCTCAAGTCCGAGGATCTGCAGGACCTGATCGAGTGGCTCGGCGAGACGGTCCGCCAGGTCGACTCCAGCCTCCTGGACGAGTGGGAGCAGCTCGCCAACCCGGAGGAGATGACCGCCGAGGAGGCCCAGGAGAAGGCCGACGAGGTCAAGCCGGTCACCGCCAACGCGCGCGCCTTCCGTGTCCTGGTCCGCAACGCCCTGTTCCGCCGCGTCGAACTCGCCGCCCTGGACCAGGTCGAGGAGCTCGGCGAGATGGACGGCGAGTCCGGCTGGGACGCCGACGCGTGGGGCGAGGCGATGGACAAGTACTGGGACGAGTACGACGACCTCGGCACCGGTCCCGACGCCCGCGGCCCGAAGCTGTTGCGGATCGAGGAGGAGCCGCAGAACCGGCTGTGGCGCGTCCGGCAGACCTTCGCCGACCCGAACGGTGACCATGACTGGGGCATCACCGCGGAGATCGACCTGACCGCCTCCGACGCGGAGGGCCGCGCGGTCGTCCGGGTCACCGACGTCGGCCAGCTGTGA
- a CDS encoding acyl-CoA thioesterase II, with translation MTNPAERLVDLLDLEQIEVNIFRGRSPHESLQRVFGGQVAGQALVAAARTTDGERPVHSLHAYFLRPGRPGVPIVYQVERVRDGRSFTTRRVTAVQQGRTIFNLTASFHKPEEGPFEHQLPPARKVPDPESLPRVGDEIREHLGELPEQLERMARRQPFDIRYVDRLRWSAEEVKGSEPRSAVWMRAVGPLGDDPVVHTCALTYASDMTLLDAVRIPVQPLWGPRSFDIASLDHAMWFHRPFRADEWFLYDQESPIATGGRGLARGRIYDREGRLLVSVVQEGLFRPL, from the coding sequence ATGACCAACCCGGCCGAGAGGCTCGTCGACCTGCTCGACCTGGAGCAGATCGAGGTCAACATCTTCCGTGGCCGAAGCCCGCACGAGTCCCTCCAGCGGGTCTTCGGCGGCCAGGTGGCGGGCCAGGCGCTGGTGGCCGCCGCCCGCACCACGGACGGCGAGCGCCCGGTGCACTCGCTGCACGCGTACTTCCTGCGCCCGGGCCGGCCCGGGGTACCGATCGTGTACCAGGTCGAACGGGTGCGGGACGGACGGTCGTTCACGACGCGCCGGGTCACCGCCGTGCAGCAGGGCCGCACGATCTTCAATCTCACCGCCTCCTTTCACAAGCCTGAGGAAGGTCCCTTCGAGCACCAGCTGCCGCCGGCCCGCAAGGTCCCGGACCCGGAGTCCCTGCCGAGGGTCGGCGACGAGATCCGGGAGCACCTGGGCGAGCTGCCCGAGCAGTTGGAGCGGATGGCGCGCCGCCAGCCCTTCGACATCCGTTACGTGGACCGGCTGCGCTGGAGCGCCGAGGAGGTCAAGGGCTCCGAGCCGCGCAGCGCGGTGTGGATGCGCGCGGTCGGGCCGCTCGGGGACGACCCGGTCGTGCACACCTGCGCGCTGACCTACGCGAGCGACATGACGCTCCTGGACGCCGTCCGTATCCCGGTGCAGCCCCTGTGGGGCCCGCGGAGCTTCGACATCGCGTCGCTGGATCACGCCATGTGGTTCCACCGGCCGTTCCGCGCGGACGAGTGGTTCCTGTACGACCAGGAGTCACCGATCGCGACGGGTGGCCGCGGGCTCGCCCGTGGCCGGATCTACGACCGGGAGGGACGTCTGCTGGTGTCCGTCGTCCAGGAGGGGCTGTTCCGGCCGCTGTAG
- a CDS encoding DUF6397 family protein: MTSTTITRPQRHSCPPSRAARELGIKRSEFDLAVHLGQIRTVPDEGGGGRRVTSSEIDRLRSTDGFPDSLRQRVRLVGTTEGAQVMDIPVGRFTRLARLGLFSPVRFYLNRYRAVVWLYLADDLEEFTTVEENTPLLTARRMPEGLRDLLDEGVDLRARNWRGRHRGFLLRLAEDPWESAGALAAFLDTTQIAELVPDPYERSHLGRFRPGPPAHGAQGSPAAQLVEKIMTADDPAEIAWLRTELTRALEDARRFRPAPRPAGRQAPSGLPPAEPLSREPSRGLLGRLLRRGA; the protein is encoded by the coding sequence CCAGCCGCGCCGCACGCGAACTGGGCATCAAGCGAAGCGAGTTCGACCTGGCCGTCCACCTGGGCCAGATCCGGACGGTGCCCGACGAAGGAGGCGGGGGCCGACGCGTCACCTCCTCCGAGATCGACCGGCTGCGGTCCACGGACGGCTTCCCGGACTCACTGCGCCAACGCGTACGGCTCGTGGGCACCACCGAGGGCGCCCAGGTCATGGACATCCCGGTCGGCAGGTTCACCCGCCTGGCGCGCCTCGGTCTGTTCTCGCCAGTGCGCTTCTACCTGAACCGCTACCGGGCCGTGGTGTGGCTGTATCTGGCCGACGACCTGGAGGAGTTCACGACAGTCGAGGAGAACACTCCGCTGCTGACCGCGCGGCGGATGCCCGAGGGGCTGCGCGATCTGCTGGACGAGGGCGTGGACCTGCGCGCCCGCAACTGGCGCGGACGCCACCGCGGATTCCTCCTGCGCCTCGCCGAGGACCCCTGGGAGAGCGCCGGCGCCCTCGCCGCCTTCCTCGACACCACGCAGATCGCGGAACTCGTCCCGGACCCCTACGAGCGGTCCCACCTGGGTCGCTTCCGGCCGGGACCACCCGCCCACGGGGCGCAGGGCTCGCCCGCCGCGCAGCTCGTCGAAAAGATCATGACGGCGGACGACCCGGCCGAGATCGCCTGGCTGAGGACCGAACTGACCCGCGCCCTGGAGGACGCGCGGCGGTTCCGGCCGGCACCGCGTCCCGCGGGCCGACAGGCACCTTCCGGCCTGCCCCCGGCCGAGCCGCTGTCCCGGGAGCCGTCCCGCGGACTGCTCGGCCGGCTCCTTCGCAGAGGCGCCTGA